DNA sequence from the Orcinus orca chromosome 2, mOrcOrc1.1, whole genome shotgun sequence genome:
AAACTATTCATAGAGGACATGATCGTTGATGCAGAAAATCCTATGGAGTCTACAAAAAtagcttataaaaataataagtgaGGTTAGCATGACTCCTGGATATAagttcaatatataaaaatcaactgtataTCAATATATTAGCAAACAACTGAAACCTGAAATTAAAAATCGTACCATTTACCCTAGTACCAAAATTGTCAAATGCAGAACAATAAAACTGACAGAAGTGCATgtcctgtacactgaaaactacaaaatatagctgagagaaattaaaggagaccTCAATAAATAAAGAGCTACTCTATATTTGTGGACCAGAAtactcagtattgttaagatgtcaattctccctgaGTTTACATATAGATTCAATGCTATTCTAATCAAAACGCCAGCAGGTTTTTTGTATAAAActtgacaagctaattctaaattttatttgaaaatgaaaacaatctaaTAGCTAAACAACTTTGGAAAagacacagtaatcaagacagtatagtattgGCATGAAGACAGATCACTGGGGGAAAAATAGAGTGTGGAAACAGACCTACACATATATGGTAAATTGATTTTTCAACAAACATGTAAAAGTGATTTAGTAGAGAAAGGATTGTCTTAACAGTGCTGAAATATTGCCtatccaagggggaaaaaaactactTTGATTcatatctcacaccatacacaaaaattaacctaACATTTATAGGCCTAcatgtaaaacttaaaactataaaacttctagaggaaaacataggagaaatctTTGTGACCCTGGATCATAATACCAAAGGCAtgacccataaaagaaaaaattgataaattgtatttctttacaATTAAGAATTTCTATTCTTTGAAAGACAGTGCTAGGAGAATAATAAGACAAGTTACAGacttcaagaaaatatttgtaagtcacATAAAGGATTtatatacacaatatatttttaaagtctcaaaactcaaaaataagaaaacaaaaccccatcAATATTGGGTAAACAATTTGAACAGATAATTCATCAAAAagatatatggggcttccctggtggcacagtggttgagagtccacctgccgatgcaggggacgcgggttcgtgccctggtccgggaggatcccacatgccgcagagcggctgggcccgtgagccatggccgctgagcctgcgtatccggagcctgtgctccgcaatgggagaggctacaacagtgagagtcccacgtaccgcaaaaaaaaaaaaaaattatatatatatatatatatatatatatatatatatatacatatatatggcgaaaaagagcacattttaaaatgctcaacatcattactcattagggaaattaaaattaaaatcacaaagagatactactacatacctattagaataatcaaaattaaaaagactgatcatACCAACTATTGTCATCAATGTGGAGCAGCTGGAACTCTCATATGCTACTaaggggaatggaaaatggtacaaccacttggaaactaatttggcagtttcttgaaAAATTTAACATTTACCTACCTTATGACCCACCCATTCTACTCCCAGGAGAAACGTAAGTTTGTGCCcatataaaaacttgtacacaaatgttcatagtagtcttatttctaatatttcaaaactgaaacaacccaaatatccatcagtaggtgagtggataaacaaattgggGTATATCTACCTAGCATTTGATATACTCAACAGCGGAAAATTACTAAGCAACTGATAGATACACTCAACAATAtagatgaatttcaaaataatgctgagtgaaagaagccaaaaaaatagtgcatactatatgattccatttatatacaatTCTAGCAAATGCAAGCTAATCtgtagagacagagagtagatagCGGTTGCCTGAGGACAAGTAAATGGATTACAAAAGATATAAGGAAACTTTGGGGGGTTATGGATATGTTCATTAACTTGATTATGGTTTCACAGATGTGTACATGTTAAAACTTACGACATTATATACTTTAAACATGTACAGTGTATATTACATCTCAATTACTTCAATAAAACtgcttagggaattccctggtggtccactggttaggactccgagttACCACTGCAGGTGGcgcaggctcgatccctggtgggggaactaaggtcccacatgcctcgcggcaaagacaaaaaaaaaaaaaaaaaagagtagaaagatCAGAGAATAGATAgagttttccaaaataaatggagtacttacttaaaaaataatagccaatatttatttaacatttttaaatgccaaaCACTATGCTAGTTAAGAGTTACTACTTCCTTTCATTCCCGGTAACTTTATGAGGGAGGTACTATTGTTTCCATTAAGTAGTTCACTCAGATTACACAAGCCAGTGAGATGCTAAGCCAGCATGTGAACCCTGGACCATTTGACTTCACTACCCACAATCATAACCACTTGACAACATGATTCCAGGAGGCCTTCAAGGAATTTAAAGTCCAGGGGAGACAGAGACACCACCCCTCCCCAACTACAAGAGAATAactgaaggggaaagaaagagaaattttagtAAAGCTGAAACTAATCTCTTGCAAGGTTCCAAACCAGACCATTGGCACTGCATGGGTAAGGCTCTAGATACAGAGTCATGGTGCTTCTATAGGGCCACTGGAGAAGAAAGGGGCTGGCAAAAGATGGGAAGCCTCTATGTAGACCAAAGGAGATTGGACTGTGCACACTCGGTGCAGGCAGTCCCACCAGGCAGGGCTCCCCCAGTTTCTGCCCAAGTTAAAGACAGTCAGAAGCAACTGGGCAGACATTGCCTTATCCCACTTCAGGGATAAAGGGataaaaaaattttctgttttgtttgttttttattaatttttactggagtatagttgcttcacaatgttgtgttagtttctactgtacagcaaaatgaatcagctatgtaaagcaattatactccaataaagatgttaaaaaaaaaaaaaaaaagaattagcctcataaaaaaaaaaaatgaatcagctatacatatacatatataccctcttttttggatttccttcccatttagttcaccacagtgcattagagttccctgtgctatacacagtatgttctcattagttgtctattttatacatagtatcaatagtgtatatgtgtcaatcccaatctcccaattcctcccacccccccccccccaccaagagAGGTTTTTAACTGAAAGACCTAAGGTTTAGAACTTCGGGTGAGTCCTTTCACTGCTCAGTATTCCTACTTCCTCATCTCTAAGATGGGAAAGTTGAACTAGGTGTTGCTGTGGTTCCTTCTAGGTCTCACATGCTCTGTCCCAGTCTGTTATTATGGTTTTCCCAAAGAGTATGAAGGCTCTGATGGCCATCCATGAAGTGTTTAGTAAGGTGACTTGACTTCTCTCAGCAGCTCTGCTGATTACAGGAAAATGTATTGCGATTACAAAGCAGCATCATTAAATgactaaaaaggaaaatcattaaCTTCAGATGCCTTTATATTATTAGTTACTTTTCTGATTACCAAAGTAACAGAGGTGAATTAtagacatttaagaaaattcagaCTGTGAGGAAAGAGTTAACACAGCAGGTCTGGTTGCCTACTCCCTACCTGTCTTCAAGGACCCATGATTAACCCTTGGCCAACCGCTGGGAATGTGGGCTTAGAGTGTTCTTTTTGTTAGTGATTGATGGGTTTCTTATACACACCTGGAGCAATGGACTGTGTCATACCTGCTTGTCAGGTTGCTTTGCACAAACATCAAAATCTACGATCTGCACCTGGTTTCATTATTAAGGTCCTGAGTTTCGGTTGTCATGGTTGGTTGCATAACAGGATATACCTATGTGACCAGCTCCCCATAAAACCTTTAGACTCTGAGACTCAAACAGCTTCTATGGGCAAAGACATTTCACACGTGTTCATAGTCAACAGTAAGAGAAAGAGTACTCCTGTGTGACCTCCGAGAAGGAAGGACATCGGAAGCCTGTTTTGAACCTCTCTGGATGCCATTAATGCATGTCTTTCTCCTGCTGCTTTTACTCTGTACCTTTGTTATCATAAATCCCAGTGAGTATATAACCTGCTATTGGGTCTCGTGGATCCTTCTGATGAATCACTGGAGGAAACAcaaatatatctatgtatatatttatgtatatatttaaaaataactatgtatatagatatatttaaaacCCAAATTCATCCACCTAGATATAGCCATCTGGCTAACTTTAAAAACAGGTTTTGACTGCACGAAGATGGCACGTAAGGCGAAGAAGGAAGCCCCTGTCCCTCCCAAAGCTGAAGCCAGAGCAAAAGCTTTGAAGGCCAAGAAAGCAGTGTTGAAAGGCATCCACAGCCACGAAAAAAAGATCCCGATGCCACCTACCTTCCGATGGCCCAAAACACCGAGGCTCAGGAGGCAGCCCAAATATCCTCGGAAGGGCGCCCCTAGGAGAAACAAGCTTGACCACTACGCCATCGTCAAGTTCCCCCTGACCACTGAGTCAGCCatgaagaaaatagaagacaGCAACACACTGGTGTTCACTGTGGATGTCGAGGCCAACAAGCACCAGATTAAACAGGCTGTGAAGGAGCTCTATGACATTGACGTGGCTAAGGTCAACACCCTGATCAGGCCTGATGGAGAGAAGAAGGCATATGTTTAACTGGGTCCTGACTATGATGCTTTGGATACTGCCAACAAAATTGGGATCATCTAAACTGAGGTCAGCTGGCTAATTCTAAATACCAAAGTTttccctataaaaaaaaaaaaaaacacaggtttTGACCTACTAAATCACGGTGTGAAAGTCCTTCTAAATTGTCAGAAGGCAAACAAAACTGCTAACTGATGATAAGCTGTATTGTGGTGTGAAGATTAAATTTTATGGAAGCCCCATATTAAGacttaaaagaataattttgctGTTTTAAATAATTACCAAGATTTATTGTACTTTGCTTTTGTGACATAATAATGGCTTAGTCCATTAAATTGGAATCCAACTTTTAAGCTTGATTGGGTTCTGATGGGAAGAAACAGGACACTATAAGAAATTGCTTTATAATATCCCCCAGGAACAGGTAGTGAAAAGCTGAGACTGCCTGTACATGAGAGTTTGGAGAGACAAGGGGGGGAGGTGAGCAAGATTAACTCCCCTGCCATGTACCCATCACTCTTTAAATCCCCTTCTTTGACAACTTCCCTCAATaatcttaataataataactaacatttactgaatacttactctgagccagacactattctacACACATGTTTTGTCTTAATCTTCATAATAGcctattcagtaaatattactattttctcttttatacaaatgaagaaaccaaggctaaATATAATTGAGTAGCTAGTTCATGAAGCTAGTACGTGAAATGGGACTGGAACTTAAACCTGAACTCAGAAAGTCACCTGCTATATACTTCGTGTCTCTTTACATTCAATATATTCAAATGAGATGTCACTGATATAAAATGGAATTCGGACTAGGTTTTgcatcagtcagggttctccatggaaacagaaccaacaggagatatatatatacacacacacacacacacacatatatatataatatacacacacacatacatacagttGAAACGCTTGAACAATGcaggtttgaactgcgtgggtccacttttacctgatatttttcaatagtaaatactacagtactacacggtctgtggttggttgaatccgtggatgtggAGGAACTATGGATACGAGGGCTGACTATATACTGGATTAAAGTGCACACTGttgaagggtcaactgtatacacacacacacacacacacacacacacacacacagttttatcttaaggaattggctcacatgattgtgAGGACTGACAAGTCTGGAATTTATAGAGCAGGCTGGCAACCTGGAAATTCAGGGAAGAGTTGATGTTGTAGTATTGAATTCAAAATCTGCAGGTTGGAAACACAGAGTTCCTATGTTGCGGCCTTGAAGGAGAAATTATttgggaaacctcagtttttgctcttaaggATAAGGTCCAGCCACATTCAGAGAGTAAAAAAAggactgatttaaatgttaaccaCACATAAAACTAGCCATCATAGTTGTGATCTTTCGTTtttgaagaggaaaggaagggtggATCCCCAAATGTGATTTATCCAAGACTAACCCCAAGATGAGCCTGCTCCCAAGTGAACAACCAGCCCCGTGTCGCAAGCCCCTCACCCTAGCCACAGCCGTGCAAGTGTGGCCTTGGCCAGAAGAGGGCACTGCCATCTACTTGTGTGACTATCTGCTTGGGAACCAATAGGGTGGAAGAGGTTTTGACACGACTttcaattaattattaattttgacAGCCCCTGAGTTAGCATAGTACAACCTTTGGGAGAATAAATGGCTGTGAACTTTTAGCGTCACTGTGAGACCAAAGCACCTCCCTGACATTACTCAAACCTGACATTCAATAATGCAAGAGGGTGTGGAATGCTCGTGTCCTTTGGCTTTCCTGGTGCCTTAAAACTGGCCCAGCTGGGCAGAGTCAAACCAAACAGATTTTCCAGATCAGGACAACTCAGGGTGATGCAGAGGAAACAAAGAAGTTGGGCACTTGGGGACTGAGAGGAAAAACTGGGAGGACCCCTGGGGCTCCAGGCAGGTGAGGAATCTTCTGGTACCATACAGAGGAGGACAGGCTTGGGAGGTTACTCTATGTGTCTGGGTTTGAGAGAATAATATTACAGGCCCCTCTGGCAATACCACTCTGTCTAGCAGAGCAGTTAATCTAATCTCTGGATTCTTCATTGGAAACGGAAATTCACACCAGTATAGTTGCTCTTTAGTTCTCATTAATAATTAAAAGTCTCCCTCCCCTGCTTCCATGTTAATGACAGCTTCCATTCATGCAGCTTGAGACTTTGCAGAGGGCTTTCCCACCCACAGCAAGGAATAGAGCAGGTACTGATTATTTCcagtttacagttgaggaaacacagagagtgaGTGGTTTACTCTGGCTCCCCTGTAATCCAAGCCTGGGAGGTGACCAGAGGTCTGGGGCCTGATCTTAGCCCTGTGCTCTGTCCCCTATCAATACtacattcctgggcttccctggtggcgcagtggttaagaatccgcctgccaatgcatggcacacaggttcgagccctggtctgggaagatcccaaatgccgtggagcaactaagcctgtgcgccacaactactgagcctgtgctctagagcccgcgagccacaactactgaagcccatgtgccacaactactgaaacccacacacctagagcccctgctccacaacaagagaagccaccgcaatgagaagcccgtgtactgcagcaaagagtagcccccgctcgccacaactagagaaagcccacatgcagcaatgaagacccaatgcagccaaaagtaaataaatttattaaaaaaaaaaaacccactacatTCCTAACTCTTGCCACTGCTGTTTCCAAGGTCTGTTAAAAGCtgaatgtagggcttccctggtggcgcagcggttgagagtccacctgccgatgcaggggacacgggttcgtgccctggtctgggaggatcccacatgccatggagcggctgggcccgtaagccatggccgctgagcctgtgcgtccggagcctgtgctccgctcgcaacgggagaggccacaacagtgagaggcccgcgtaccgcaaaaaaaaaaccctgaatgtATGCAAACCctgtgactcagcaattccacctGTAGGAATGTATACAGCAGAAGTGGGTGCCCACAGGCACCAAAAGGTATGTGCAAAACTGTTCATAGCAACATAATGTGCAATAGCCCCAAATGAAAACCAACCCCAAACCCCACcaacatagaatggataaatggacTGTGGTATACTTCTATCATGAATTCCATGTGGTAATGAGAATAATGAACAGAATCTATGCAAAATGTGAATAAATTTCACAAATATACATAAAGTTCAAAACAgtcaaaattaatataaagtgTTGAAAGGTTAGTGGTTATACCTCAAAGGACTAGTAAATGGGAGGGGGGGATACAGGGTCTACTGGGGTGCCAATAATGTTCTACTCCTTGACCTAGGTAGGAGTTATATGGGTGACATAGGTGTGTTCACTTTGCACAAATTCACTAAGCTGTATGTTTATAATTCATGCACTTTTCTGCATGTAAGTTACACTTCAATGAAAAGCTTTAAAATCCTGATTTGTCTAAATAAATTACTTTTGCATGAGCAACTTTAGTACTGCTCAAACGTAGCTCATCCCTGATTAAAGCAGACTTGTTTGTTGCTCTGCTCTGACAGTGACCACACCACCATTCCCCAGAGAGTTCCCAAAGGGTTGAGAGAGCAGGTCAACATCTGCCTTTGCAGTTGTGCGTGCAAGAATACATTTCAGGAGGCTGCCACATGGGAAGTTCAGCCCCTGCCTCCACTGCTACAAACATATGTTCATTCTGTGTGtccagaaagtaaaaaagaaggaaacacgcAAGCAGGATAAGCCAAACACAGCAAACATCTCCCCCAAATGGCAAAGCTCCCCGGCCTGTCCCATTTTTAACAGCCAATGACACTAGCACTATCTTGCAGGAAAAACAAGAACTCTAACCCCAGCACCCTAAAGACGCAGATGGCACCTCTAGACAAGAGACCCAAAGCACAGGGCAGCAAACTGAAGCTGTTCAGAATTCCATGGTAGGGCCCGATGAAGTCATAAATGGAACTAGATTTCCTGTTTCCCAGAGTACAGCCTGCTTCTCATTAGCCCTTACTGCTTCTTACAGGGCCAGGGGGCTTGAAAATCTTAAAGGACAAAAGTACAACAACACGTTAGATCAAGGACTGGCTATCTCCATCCATGGGCCAAGGACATTTAGTCTagggccacacacacacacacacacacacacacacaccatactcCCTGGCTCCCTCTGCTGCTTTGGAGAGCTTCTAACACCACTTCAGCTCCTTGTATCTCCTATGTCAGTTCCCAGGGGCAAAAGAGTGAGGATCTTGAAAACCACTTTGATAGGCAGCCACTTTCAGACTTTCTCCAACTGGATTGCATTTGGAAAAGCtggccttcttttcttccctcccaacAGTCAGAGGGACACTAGCCATACTTTTTGCACCTTTGCATGATGTGGTGGTGCTGTCAGAACTCTGGAAGCTGGGCCATAAGGTATTCTGGACCACAACAGCAGAAAAATAGGACAAGAGCAGAGGTCGGGACTGAGCCTGCTCGAGCTCCTCCAAAGCCTAAATGAGTGCTGGCCGTAGCGGAGACACCCTAGGGTATGCATAGCTGAAGCCCAACACCAGGAGTCAGGTAGATGGCACAACAACACGCACACAAatgagttcactgcagcactgtcgtcaaagagaaaaatgagaagcaaGTGAAGCATCCAacaacaaaatgtgttatattaTATGATCTcattatatacaatggattatcatgcagccatgaaaaagaatcagGCAGCTCTATACTAACTAACACAGAAAGTGGTCTACACTTTAAAGTTAAATGGTAAAGGCAAGTTGGTGATAACTACATatagcatgattccatttatatattttaaaaatcctgtatGCATACACATACAATCTCACACACGCTAGCACTGTTAAATGATCTAGAAGGATACACACTTATCGGTTACCTCTGGGGAAGGGAATGGAAGTAGGAGGTGAGGGGGAATCTTTCCACATTtgccattttttgtttctatagtATTTGTTTATGCTGTACCAGTAGCTCTatagtaatttaaaaagcaatctaAAAAACCAAGGCTATGGGAATGGGGTATGGAGGAGGCACATCTGATGGGGGTGGTCAGCACAGCCAGAGGCTTTTGTGGGTCAGGACCGAGGGCTGGGAAGTAGATTCACCCAGAATTTTGGGAGAGGCTCCAAGCTCCTGGTTAGGCATAacagatttttctcctgttttccctCTTTGGGATCATGTGCTCTTGGTTCTCTTTGGGTCACTTCCAACCCAAGGCAGCTGGAGGAGAAGAGCCCCTCTCTAGTAAGGCCCAGGGAGGATGGCTGGGGCCCATTTGGCCTGAGGCCTTCAGAGGAAACCTCCTTTTCCCCTTGGTGCACATTTCCTTGGGGTTCTTTTCCTGGGCCTTTGCCACCCCTGGACAAGATCTCCAAGGGCTGAGGAAAAGGGCCCCCAGCACTGGGCCAACCTTTAGTCAAGCCTACTGTTGTTCTCTTGgggaggctttttaaaaaatataagcctCAAATATAGACATAAACATTGAAATATAGAATAAATGCTTTGTTATGTTAGCAAATGACCGATGCTGGgtaaaatggaaattttcacCCATTCTGGAATGAGTGTAAATTGGTTAAAAGCCTGTCGAAAAGCAACTGGACAATATCAAGagtctaaaatattttcaggaacttccctggtagcgcagtgattaagaatccacctgccaatgcaggggacacgggttcgagccctggtccgggaagatctgacatgccacggagcaactaagctcatgcgccacaactactgaagcctgtgtgccatagaGCCCTcaggctgcaactactgaagcctgcacacctagagtccgtgctccacagcaagagaaaccactgcagagaaagagtagcccccggtacccacaactagagaaagcccgtgcacagcaacaaagacccagtgcagccaaaaaataaataaataaaataaaatatttgcatactATTTTATCCAGtaataaaactggaaatttcTCCTAATGAAATACATAATGCCTCAAATAGGAAAACTTATGTGAAGATTGCTctcattgtttccttttattatagctaaaaattggaaacaaactaaatgttcaACAAACAGCAGGTGACTGGTTAAATATGTgtgctcgggacttccctggcggtccagtggtaaagaatttggcttccaacgcaggggatatgggttcgatccgtggtcggggaactaagatcccacatgccgcggggtaaCTAAGcgtgcgcgccacaactactgagcttacgcgcctcaactagagcccgtgtgctgcaaactacagagcccgcgaGCTCtggaacctgcgtgccacaactagagaagagaaagcccgcacgccaaaactagagagaagctcgtGTGCTGAAATGAAAGATCCTgaatgccacaacgaagatcccgcgtgccgcaacaaagacccgacacaaataaataaataaatacatacatacattggattatgttttttttttaaaaaaaaatatgtgtgctCCATGGAACAttgcacaaaaattaaaattataaagaaaatttgtAATAATAAGTTCAAACGTACTAGTGATGGCCTTATAGCGCTTTTTTTATACAAAAGTACTTTTGTACTCATATAAAAGCTCATTTcataagaaagaataaacatgTTCAGGCCTCATCCCAGTCTAATTAAATCAGAAGCTCAGAAAGCGGGGCCTAGATATCagaatttttttatgtttccCCAGATGACTCTAATTGAAGCCAACGGTGACAGAGAACCATTGGCTTTAGATCAAAGTGAGACAGCCCACTTCAGTTGTGGCCCAGTCCAGCTCAACTGGATGGAGTTCTACATGGGGTACTGAATGGCCTATGTTCCCCTGGCCTTGTCTCCAAATATAATGACTAGTGGGTTGGGTGGTGGCCCCCCCCAGTAGGAGGCTAATCATAAATTTGAGATTAGGGCCAGATAGCTTTACACTTTATCACAACCAGCAGGCCGGCAGACTCATTAGGAAGTAGATAGTTCAGATAATCTCAGTAAGATGCATGAGGTCAGAACGGGGTGAGAGGCATGGCAGAGGCAGATCCTCCACAGCTAGGCACCTGAGCTAAAGAGTTGGAACCAAATCCCGTAATGTATGTCATCTGTCGAGGGGGGGATGCAGCCCTACAGAGCCCCTGGCTGCCTGCCTGCTGGTGTCAACCTCCACAGTCTTGCTAGCAGGGATAAAAGCAGAAAGCTTTAGAAGATTTGCCACTAGGAGATTCTGGTTTCTACAGGGCTCTTTAGAAGAAGCTGTGACAGCAAATTTGCTGTTGGgccaaaggaaacaaatgaaaatggaataggAGAGAGAAAACTCAGGAAAGGTAGACAGCAAAAGGGAACCATCAGCAGAATATAATGACCCCTTTATGGCATCCAGGCTCCCTGTTGCCTGTAATTCCACTATGAGATTAATTCCACTTGGGTTATTAAGAATTGCCCCTTCATAGCTGTCCTCTTTGAAAATGTGGACTCCTAAAAGGAACGACACTTTGATTCAGCAACAATTTAATGGAATTAGCTCATGATTTACTCAGCCAATTTGAATGCCTACTCTGGGCTTGGTACTGCACTGGGAACTGGGATACAGTGGAAGGAAGACCTCGTTAAAGTGACTAAGAAgactccatttattttatttatttattattatttttggctgcgtttggtcttcgttgttgctgtgcacaggctttctctagttgtggtaagcgggggctactcctcgttgcagtgcgcgggctgtaggcacgtgggcttcagtagttgcggcacgtggactcaatagttgtggctcgtgggctctagagcgcaggctcggtagtcgtggctcacaggcttagttgctccgtggtgtgtgggatcttcctggaccagggctcgaacctgtgtcccctgccttggcaggtggattcttaacaactgcgctaccagggaagtcccagaagactTCATTTAATTCAGAAGTATCTACTGAACATGTCTTGTCACCGGACAGGGAGCTGGTGCTGAGACAGGAGGAAAACAACACTGTTACCTCCCTCAAGGAGCTTCTAACCTTGCTTGGTTAGATATTCTTTGGAGCTGCGTCAAAAGTCCAGTAGGAATGAGGAGTGTAGACTAGTGCAGGAACCGAATCAGCATCTAGCCTGTAGGAGGAGCAGACTCATTGGCACCAGAGATTGCAAAAGACTGGAAGAGGAACTGGAAATCAAATCTGGGATTGCCAAGGAAGAGCAGCACAACAAAATCTAAGTCCAGGCACTGAGGTGGCATGAGCCTTGGAGCGGGAGAGCCCAGAGTAGAGCACAAGATGAAGATGGGGGTTCAAAACCAGGGCAGCTAATTGATGTCTTCAGACTAAGCAAAATACTGGAACAGTGGTTGCCTAAGGTGGGTGGGGGGGACTGATTGGGAAGAAACATGATGGGACTTTCTGagaagatacagagatgaatGTCCCATATCTTGAAAGAAGTGTGGGTTATGTGGGTACAGCTATTTGTCAAAAGCCGTTGAACTGTATACTTAGGATTTGTGCATTTcaatgtatgtaaattttacctaaaaaaacagtaaacaaatCGAACCTTGGTTAGGTTTACTTTTAGTAGTGCTAGGaattagcaattctgaaactacaAGCTGTATATTCTTGGGCACGAGGTAAGTGGGAGTCTGATTTCCAATTGTTGGGGAGAGAAATTACAGATACAGAAAAGGTGTTTTTTGCATTGGAATTGGAGTTATCCATATAACTATATATGACTAATATAGCTCTATATATGCCTCCAATATATTTCTAATacattattagaaataataatctaTTTATAGATAGAAAATAATCTATTTCTGTGTGTTTATGTAGGTAATATAATCTAATTCTGTCTGCTAAAAG
Encoded proteins:
- the LOC101275199 gene encoding 60S ribosomal protein L23a-like → MARKAKKEAPVPPKAEARAKALKAKKAVLKGIHSHEKKIPMPPTFRWPKTPRLRRQPKYPRKGAPRRNKLDHYAIVKFPLTTESAMKKIEDSNTLVFTVDVEANKHQIKQAVKELYDIDVAKVNTLIRPDGEKKAYV